The sequence below is a genomic window from Brockia lithotrophica.
AGCTCTTTTTGATTTTCGTGTTTGGCGTTGGATAAACGTGATCCTTTGGGCGAAGATGTTTGACGTCGCTTTTGAATAGCCCGTATTCGGTTTTTCGCAAAGGGAATGCAAATTCACGCGTCTACACACAGATTTCTCCTGGCGCACTCCGCTTCGTAGGGGTGCGCCCTTTGTATCGATCAGGTTGAGCGTGGCGAGGAGAACGCGTTCAAAGTGCTTGAATAGTTTGCTCGTCAAGGGTATACATTTTTGTTTTTTATTTTTCGGGTTTCTCGGCGAGTACCTCATCCTTCCTTTCCCGAAGACCACACGCTTGCTCTTGCATGGGTACTCCCTCACGGCAATCTAAACTTTGGTCTCGCGGCCATCATTGGCTTTTTGGGTAGGAGGTAGGGCGTTAGGAATGACCATCACTTACAGGATCGGGCGGAGGTCGCCAACTGCTGAAAGTTCGATTTATATTCATTTTTTTTCATGCGTAAAATATAACATTTAAACTAATAAAACTCAGCGAGTATACCGAAAGGTGCGGCATCACCTACAAGACAGCTTGTCGTTAGGTCAAAGAAGGCAAAATGCTCGTTTAGGAGGTTATTTCACGTGAAGATTCATAGAGCCTACCGGTACGAACTCGACCCCAATGAGGAACAACGCATTCTCCTCGTCAAGCATGCTGGGGCGGCACGCTTTGCCTACAAATGGGGTCTTGTACGGTGGAAGAGATCCACGAAACCGAAGGTCTCAGCACAAATGCCATCGAATTCCATCGCGAACTGAATCGCCTCAAGAAGACGGACTTTCCGTGGATGTACGAAGTCTCCAAGTGGGCAGCGCAAGAAGCACTTCGGGATCTGGAAAAGGTCTTCCGAAACTTTTTCCGCGGCTTGAAGGCAAGAAGAAAAGTTGGCTATCCGAAGTTTCGCCGCAAACACGATCGGAGAGATAGCTTTAGACTGGACAACAGTTCCGGCACGATTCGCCTGCTTTTAGACGGGAACGATAGACGCCATCCCGGAAAGGCGCGGCACATCGTGCTCCCGCGGATCGGCGCCGTGCGCCTGAAAGAGAAGCCCATTCATTCGCCGGAAGAAAGACGGCGTAAAGACCTACTTTCCGAAGGGCCGCATCCTTCACGCCACCGTAAGCCGCGAAGCCGACCGCTGGTTTGTGAACCTCACAATCGAAGAAGAGATTTCCGATCCCCTTCCACCGAACGGATATGCCACAGGGATCGACGTCAGTTTGGAAAGCTTCATTACACTAGCAGACGAATCGGGAGCCATCCAAAAGGTCCAAGCACCAAAGCCTCTTCATCGCCGCACTTAAGCGCCTAAAGAGACTTCAGCGGCGCCTTTCCCGCCGCGGCGTGCGGGACAAAAACGAAAGGCTTATCAAGCGCACGAAGAACTATGAAAAGGCTCGCCTCGAAGTCGCCAGACTCCACCGCCAGATTCGAAACATCCGGATGGACTTCCTTCGCAAGCTTACGAGCGAACTCGTCCGGACGCATCCGGTGATTGCGATCGAGGATTTGAACGTTGCCGGAATGCTGAAAAACAACCGCCTCGCCCGGCACATCGCCGAAGTCGGCTGGGGCACCTTCCGGACGCTTCTCGAAGCGAAAGCCAGGCTTCGGGGAGTGCAACTTGTGAAGGCAAACCGCTACGAGCCAACGTCGAAGACGTGCTCCGTTTGTGGTCACGTGCTTTCCGAATTTCCGCTTTCTGCCCGAACGTGGACGTGTCCCGTCTGCGGAACACACCACGACCGAGACGAGAACGCGACAAAGAATCTGCTTCCTTCAATTCGCCCTGGCAGCCGGCACGTAGGCTGCCCTACCGCGAGTTTTGCGGGAAGTGACGCTTGTGGAGAGGAGCTCTGCGGCGGAACGGAAGTCCGGTCTACGAGCATCTCCTCGTAGAAGCAGGAAGCAACCGGACGGTATCCCTTTGGGATATTTGTCTATGAGTTGCGGAATGGGCGGCCATACGGCACAACAAGCAGGCGACGTCTTCCTCTGCGACGACCGGTATGCCGATCGGCAAGACGGTCACGCCAGAATCTACGGTTCGAGAAAGGGGAGCGAAATGGTCGAGATCAAAGCAAATCCGGCGCCCATATGGACGAGCGCCTTTGTACGCGTGACCGCGAGAAACTTCCTGCTTTTTACGGGCTTTCAGGTCCTCTTGCCCACGGTTTCTCCGTACGCCGCCGACCTCGGGGCCGGAAAGACGGCCGTCGGAATCGTGGTCGGGACGATGCCCGTCTTGGCCATTCTCGTTCGGCCGTTTGTCGGCGTCGCCCTCGACCGCCTGGGTCGACGGGGACCCCTCCTCTTCGGACTCGCCGTGCACGGCCTGGCGATGGGGCTGTACGCCCTCGCCCCGTCTTTGGGAGGTCTCACTGGACTCATCGCCGCCCGCGCGCTTCAAGGAATCGGCTGAGGAACGGCGTCAACCGCCTTCGGCACGCTCGCCGCCGACCTCGTCCCGGCAGAGCGGCGCGGGGAGGGGATCGGCTATTTTGGCCTCTCTTCCGCCTTAGGCATGGCCGTAGGGCCGGCGATCGGCGATTGGCTATACGTATGGGGACCCGACGTCCTTTTCGCCGGCGCCTTCGCCTTTACCGCCCTCGCCTTCTTCCTCATGCTCCCCCCGCTTCCGCCGTCTCCTCTCGAGATGGAGCCTTCGAAGGTCGAACGCACGTTACTTTCCCGCGGATGGAGGGGGCTTCTCTCCGCGTCGTTCGAACCCGCTTCTATATGGCCGACGCTTTTGGCCGGCCTCATGACGATTACCTTACGGGGGGATCGTGGGCTTCCTCCCCCTCTTTGGACGCGAAGTCGGCGTCGCCGCGGCCGGACTGTTCTTTTCCGCAAACGCCGTCGTGACGTTTCTCGTCCGCCTCGTCGCCGGCCGAGCGTTCGACCGCCACGGATACCCGGTGGTCGCCCTCGCCGCCCTCTTTGGCACCGCAGGTCTCCTCCTCCTCGCCGACGCTCGCACCCTACCAGATTTCCTCCTCGCCGCCGCGTTTTACGGCGTCGCCTTCGGCGTCATCCAACCGGCATTGCAGGCGTGGGCGGTACACCTCTCCACCCCTGAACGGCGGGGAGCCGCAAATGCGATGTTTTACTCCGCCTTCGACCTCGGGATCGGGACGGGGGCTGCACTTTGCGGCCCCATAGCCGCGGGCACGGGGTATCGGGCCATGTACCGTGGATTGGCTTGGGTATTCGCCCTCTTCCTCGTCCTCGGGGCCGTCGCGCCTCGGCCCCACTTCACAGAAGGGCCCGGTCCTCAGCAAACTTCTCCCCGCGAACGCGTTCAAAGGCGGCGATGAGGTCGGGAACGGTGAGCCCCCGCTTCGTTTCGCCGGAAATGTCGAGCACGATCTCCCCTTCGTGCATCATGAGCAGGCGGTCGCCCATGGCGATCGCCTGCTCCATGTTGTGGGTGACCATGAGGGTGGTGAGGTGCCATTCCCGCACGAGCCGTTCCGTGAGCGCGGCGATATCCCGCGCCCGCTTCGGGTCGAGGGCGGCCGTGTGTTCGTCGAGGAGGAGGAGTTTGGGACGCGTAAAGGTGGCCATGAGGAGGGAAAGGGCCTGACGCTCGCCGCCGGAAAGCGTGCCTACACGGGCGTCGAGGCGGTCTTCGAGACCCATACCCAAGATCCGAAGCGCCTCGCGGAACCGCTCCCGCTCCTTGGGACCCGTAGAAACGCGAAGACCCCGACGCTCGCCGCGTCTCAGGGCGACGGCGAGGTTTTCGGCGATCGTAAGGCTCGGGGCCGTACCTTGCAAGGGATCCTGAAAGACGCGGGCGATCGCGCGGGCACGCACGTGCTCCGGCGCGCGGGTGATCTCTTCTCCGTCGAGGAAGATCTTTCCGCGGTCGGGGCGGTGTGTGCCGGCGATTACGTTGAGGAGCGTGGACTTCCCGGCGCCGTTAGACCCGATCACGACGGCGAATTCTCCCTCCGCAAGGGTAAAGGAAATGCCGCGGAGGGCCGGGCGCTCCAAAGGGGTTCCGGGGTAAAACGTCTTCGCGACCCCTTCCAGGATGAGCCACATCGCGCGCTCCGTCCCCCTTCTACGAAATTGCGCAACTTCCCCGCAAGGGGCACCGCGGATTCCGCAAAAGCCCTCCTAAGATCCCCGAAGAGGGCGGGGAAACCGCCCAGGCCAAATGCGGGGGCCGAGGAGCGTGACGAGGACGAGGAGGGCAGTGACGAGCTTCATGTCGGAAGTCTGCAGGTTAAGGGAAAGGGCACCGGCAATCACGAGCCGGTACAGGACCGCACCGACGACCGCAGCGAGGGTGGCGCGAAACACGCCGTCGCCCCGGACGACCGCCTCGCCCAAGATCACGGAGGCGAGGCCTACGACGATCATGCCAATCCCCATCTGGATGTCCGCATAGCCCTGAAACTGCGCCATGAGCGCGCCGCTTAGGGCGACAAGGCCGTTTGCCAAGGCGAGACCGAGGAGGATCGACCCGTGGGGGTCAATCCCGAGGCTCGGGGCCATCCGCGGATTGTCTCCCGAGGCCCGAAGGGCGAGACCGAGATCCGTCCGGAGAAAGGCGTCCAAGAGGAGCTTCACGGCGAGAACGACGAGGAGAAGGATCCCGATGAGCGCGGCGTGCCGCATCCACCCGGAAAGTTCCTCGATGGGGGTGAAGAGGGTGCCCTTGCGGAGGAGAGACACGTTGGCCGTACCCATGATTCGCAGGTTGATCGAGTAGAGACCCGTCATCGTGAGGATCCCCGCGAGCAGGCCGTGAATCCCACCCTTCGTGTTCATGAGCGCCGTCGCGAGCCCCGCCGAAACCCCAGCAAAAAAAGCCGCGGCGGTCGCCCACGCGGGCGAAACCCCCGCGACGATGAGCGTCGCCGCCACGGCCCCCCCGAGGGGGAAGCTCCCGTCTACGGTGAGATCCGGGAAATTGAGGACGCGAAAGGTGAGGTAGACCCCCAGGGCGAGGATCCCGAAGATGAGCCCTTGCTCGAGTGAACCGAGGAGGAGTTCCATCGTCTGACGCCTCGCGTCCAAGGTTTTAGTAGGTCTCGTTTGCGCGCTTCTTCCACGCGTCGGGAACTTCTACGCCCATCCGCTCCGCCGCTTTGAGGTTGAGGAAGAACTTGAGATCCTTTTGCCGTTCGATCGGCATGTCCTGGGGTTTCGCTTCCCCGCGGAGGATCTTGGCGGCCATCTTGGCCGTCTGCTTGCCCAGAGAGTAGTAGTCGATCCCGTAGGTGGCGAGGGCGCCGTTCTTCACGGAATCCCCTTCCCCGGCGATCACGGGGATTTTGTGCCTTTCCGCCACCTGCAAGACGTTCGGAAGGCCCGCAACGACCGTGTTGTCCGTGGGGATGTAGAAGGCGTTGACCCCTTGCGCCGCCAAGGCCTCCGCCGCCTGTTGCACCTCGTTCGTGTTCGTCACCGTGCGCTCGACGAGTTCGAGGCCAAGCTTCTTCGCCGCTTCCTTGGCGATGTCCACCTGAACCCGCGAGTTCACCTCGCCGGAGTTGTAGAGGATGCCGACGCGCTTCCCCTTGGCGACGTCGAGGACGAGGGCGAGCTGGTCCTCTACGGGGTTCATGTCCGTCGTCCCCGTGACGTTCGTCCCCGGCTTTTCGAGGGACTTTACGAGCCCCGCGGCCACAGGGTCGGTGACGGCGGTGATCACCACGGGGATGGAGGTCGTCTTCGTCGCTTGCGCCGCAGCCTGCGCCGCTGGAGTAGCAATGGCGAGGATGAGGTCGACGCGATCGGAGACGAACTTGTCGGCGATCTGGCGTGCCGTATCCTGCGAATTTTCGGCGTTGCGGAGGATAAGCTTGAGGTTCTTGCCCTCTTCGAATCCTTCCTCTTTCAACCCGTCGACGAACCCTTGCCGCGCCGCATCGAGGGCGACGTGCGAGACAATCTGGACGACGCCCACGGTGTACGTCTTCCCCGACGCGGTGTTCCCCGAACTGCATCCCCCAAGGGTCAAAACAGCGAGAAGGAAGGCGAGGACGAACACCGCTCCCGGCCGCCACACCGTCCTCGTCGGCACGGGCCAGCCCCCTTGCGCACGGGTCCGAACCTCGGACCTCCCTCGTTCCGCGCTCCACCTGCGCACGCCAAGCACCCCCCGATGGATCTCGCGTCGTTTGCCGCACATCCTTTGCCTGTATCGGGCTCCGCCACACCTTTCGCCTCGCCCGGAAGGACTCTCCCGTCCGCACCGAGCCTGAAACCGCTTTACCGCCGCAAAGCGACGGCGCGAAAAAGGGCGGGAAGTTAGGTTATACTATAGCAACGAGACGCAAAAGACGCAAGAGAAGGGCCGAAGCCCAAGGGGAGGACGAGGTCGTTGACGGACGCAAGGGAGTTCCTTTCCCCAACCCCCGATCCGAACTCCGAACGGATCCTACCGGAAGAAAAAGGCGAAGCGGCGTCGGGAGTGCTCCACGACGCCGCAATCGAGGCGCTCGCCAGACGGGGAATGATCGAACCGTTTACGCCGAAGCAGGTGCGGGAAGTAGACGGGAGGAAGATCATTTCCTACGGACTTTCGAGCTTCGGCTACGACGTCCGCATCGCGGGAGAGTTTTACATCTTTGCCTCCCTAGACGCCGCCGTCGTCGATCCAAAGGATTTCCCTGCACACGCCATGGTGCGGAAGGAGGTCGGGCCGCACGAGGCGGTGATCATTCCGCCAAACAGCTACGCCCTCGGCCGCTCCCTCGAATACTTCCGCATGCCGGAAGACGTCGTCGGAATCTGCCTCGGAAAGTCCACGTACGCCCGGGCGGGGATCATCGTAAACGTCACGCCGCTCGAACCGGGTTGGGAAGGCCACGTCACGATCGAAATCTCCAACGCCACGCCGCTCCCTGCGAAAGTGTACGCCCACGAAGGGATCATGCAGGTCGTCTTCCTACGCGGGGTGCGCCCCGGCGTCACGTACCGAGACCGCGGAGGAAAATACCAGATGCAGCGGGGCGTGACTTTCCCCCGTGTGTGAAAGAGGGACTTAGCCCTCCCAAAACGAACCGTCCTTCAGCCAACGGGCCACGTCCTTGGCGTGGTAAGTGATGATGAGGTCGGCCCCGGCCCGACGAATTCCGAGGAGAATTTCCCGCACGGTACGGCGTTCGTCCAGCCAACCCAGGCGGGCGGCGGCCTTGACCATGCTGTATTCGCCGCTTACGTTGTACGCCACGAGCGGATGGGGGAAGCGCTCGCGAAGGAGGCGGATCACGTCGAGATAGGCGAGCGCGGGTTTCACCATGAGGAGGTCGGCCCCCTGCGCGACGTCCGCCTCCGCCTCGCGCAGGGCCTCGCGGGCGTTCGCCGGGTCCATCTGGTACGTACGGCGGTCGCCAAAGGCCGGCGCCGATTGCGCCGCATCGCGAAACGGGCCGTAGAAGGCAGAGGCGTACTTTACGGAGTAGGCGAGGATGGGAACGTCGGTGAACCCATGCTCGTTGAGCGTACTACGGATCGCCGCCACTACGCCGTCCATCATGCTGGAGGGGGCGACGACGTCCGCCCCCGCCTGAACCTGCGAAAGCGCGGCAGCCGCGTGCAGGGGAAGTGAGGCGTCGTTGAGTACCTTCCCATCTTCCACAAGGCCGCAGTGTCCGTGTGAGGTGTACTCGCAGAGACAGGTGTCTGCTATGAGGACGAGCTCGGGGTGCGTGCGCTTGAGCTCGCGCAACGCCCGCTGGACGATCCCATCCGGATCGTAGGCGCCGCTCCCGCGCTCGTCCTTTCGTTCTGGCGGCAGAACGCCAAAGAGAATCACGGCGCGAATCCCGAGTTGCAAGAGTTCCTCCGCCTCGTAGGGCAGCCGGTCCACGGTGAGCTGGAAGACCCCTGGCATGGAGGGAACCTCGCGCCGAATGCCCTGACCTTCCGTTACAAAGATCGGGTACACGAGGTCGGCTGCATCCAACGTCGTCTCGCGGACGAGGGTGCGCAGAGCTTCGCTGGCGCGCAGGCGCCGAAGCCTGGCAAAGGGATCGCTCATCGAACCGCCCGGCACGTCGCCGGGCTCACCTCCTTTCCCGTACGGGAAGTTTTCCCTCGGCAACCGCGCGGCCAAGGGCCGCAACGAGCGCCTCCGCCGTGTAGTGTTCCGGTTGCACCGCCGGCGTAAGGCCGAACTCCTCGAGGCGCCGTGCCGTCACGGGACCGATGCACGCGAGAGCTACGCGGCGAAGGAGGTCCTCTTCCCCTTCCAAAGCGTGAACGAGAGCGGTGACCGCCGACGGGCTGAAGAGGAGCACGACGTCCACGGCACCTTCGGCAAGGGCTTTGCGGGCGCACGCCTGCCCTTTGGCGTCCGGAAGGGTGTCGTAGAGCACCACCTCGTCTACCGTCCACCCGGCCGCCCGCAGGCGCTCGGGAAGGACCTCGCGCGCCTTCCGCGCGCGGGGGAACAACGCGCGCCGCGCCCCCTCGGAAACTCCCGCAAGCACGGCCCGGGCAAGTCCTTCTCCGGTCTCCTCCTCCGCCACGAGGTCCGGCGGGCGACCGAAGGCTTGGAGGAAGGCCTCCGCCGTCCGCGGCCCGACGCAGGCCACGCGCGGGGATGGTCCGAGCGCGACTTCCGGCGGCAACGCCTCCCGCAAAATGCGGACTGCGTTTCGGCTCGTGAGGAGGAGGAGGTCATAGGAGGCGAGGGAGCGCAGGCGGGAAGCGTCGGAAGGAGCCAGGGGGAGGGGGACGACGGCGAGGAGAGGGCAGACGACCGGAACCCCTCCTTGCGACGCGACGAGCTCTGCCGTCTCTTGGGCATCTTCTTGTGGGCGCGTCACGAGGACGCGCAACCCGCGAAGCGGGAAAGCCGACGGATCCAAAGTGTTCCCTCCTCTCCCTTCCCGCGCGGGGCAGATGCGGCCGCCGCGCCTTACGCCCCACCCGTATCGGGGCGGAAGGCGGACGAAGCGCTGTCCTGCCCGCCGGGCGCCGGGTTCGCCCACCCGGCGAGGGCACGGGCCGCACCGCGGGCGAGGAGCGTTTCTGCCAGGGCGCGGGCGGCCTCTTCGGGATCCTTCCCGCGCGCTTCGGCCTCCACGTAGGACGTACCGTCGGGAGCGGCGACGAATCCCTTGATCGCCAGGATCTCCCCCTCCCACCACGTATACGCCCCGATGGGGACGTGACAATTTCCGCCAACAGCCCGGAGAAACGCCCGCTCCGCGAGAACGCGGGCGGCGCTGGGAGGATCGTCGAGGGCGCGCAAAATCCCCCCCACCCTGCGATCCCCTTCCCGGGCTTCTAGGGCGAGCGCCCCTTGGGCGATTGCCGGGAGGAATACCCGCGGGTCGAGGACCTCTCCGGCGCGATCCGCAAGGCCCAAGCGCACGAGCCCCGCCCGGGCGAGGATTACGGCGTCCACTTC
It includes:
- a CDS encoding helix-turn-helix domain-containing protein encodes the protein MKIHRAYRYELDPNEEQRILLVKHAGAARFAYKWGLVRWKRSTKPKVSAQMPSNSIAN
- a CDS encoding transposase — its product is MRDKNERLIKRTKNYEKARLEVARLHRQIRNIRMDFLRKLTSELVRTHPVIAIEDLNVAGMLKNNRLARHIAEVGWGTFRTLLEAKARLRGVQLVKANRYEPTSKTCSVCGHVLSEFPLSARTWTCPVCGTHHDRDENATKNLLPSIRPGSRHVGCPTASFAGSDACGEELCGGTEVRSTSISS
- a CDS encoding MFS transporter, with the protein product MGFLPLFGREVGVAAAGLFFSANAVVTFLVRLVAGRAFDRHGYPVVALAALFGTAGLLLLADARTLPDFLLAAAFYGVAFGVIQPALQAWAVHLSTPERRGAANAMFYSAFDLGIGTGAALCGPIAAGTGYRAMYRGLAWVFALFLVLGAVAPRPHFTEGPGPQQTSPRERVQRRR
- a CDS encoding ABC transporter ATP-binding protein — its product is MWLILEGVAKTFYPGTPLERPALRGISFTLAEGEFAVVIGSNGAGKSTLLNVIAGTHRPDRGKIFLDGEEITRAPEHVRARAIARVFQDPLQGTAPSLTIAENLAVALRRGERRGLRVSTGPKERERFREALRILGMGLEDRLDARVGTLSGGERQALSLLMATFTRPKLLLLDEHTAALDPKRARDIAALTERLVREWHLTTLMVTHNMEQAIAMGDRLLMMHEGEIVLDISGETKRGLTVPDLIAAFERVRGEKFAEDRALL
- a CDS encoding ABC transporter permease; translated protein: MELLLGSLEQGLIFGILALGVYLTFRVLNFPDLTVDGSFPLGGAVAATLIVAGVSPAWATAAAFFAGVSAGLATALMNTKGGIHGLLAGILTMTGLYSINLRIMGTANVSLLRKGTLFTPIEELSGWMRHAALIGILLLVVLAVKLLLDAFLRTDLGLALRASGDNPRMAPSLGIDPHGSILLGLALANGLVALSGALMAQFQGYADIQMGIGMIVVGLASVILGEAVVRGDGVFRATLAAVVGAVLYRLVIAGALSLNLQTSDMKLVTALLVLVTLLGPRIWPGRFPRPLRGS
- a CDS encoding ABC transporter substrate-binding protein, whose product is MPTRTVWRPGAVFVLAFLLAVLTLGGCSSGNTASGKTYTVGVVQIVSHVALDAARQGFVDGLKEEGFEEGKNLKLILRNAENSQDTARQIADKFVSDRVDLILAIATPAAQAAAQATKTTSIPVVITAVTDPVAAGLVKSLEKPGTNVTGTTDMNPVEDQLALVLDVAKGKRVGILYNSGEVNSRVQVDIAKEAAKKLGLELVERTVTNTNEVQQAAEALAAQGVNAFYIPTDNTVVAGLPNVLQVAERHKIPVIAGEGDSVKNGALATYGIDYYSLGKQTAKMAAKILRGEAKPQDMPIERQKDLKFFLNLKAAERMGVEVPDAWKKRANETY
- the dcd gene encoding dCTP deaminase, whose amino-acid sequence is MTDAREFLSPTPDPNSERILPEEKGEAASGVLHDAAIEALARRGMIEPFTPKQVREVDGRKIISYGLSSFGYDVRIAGEFYIFASLDAAVVDPKDFPAHAMVRKEVGPHEAVIIPPNSYALGRSLEYFRMPEDVVGICLGKSTYARAGIIVNVTPLEPGWEGHVTIEISNATPLPAKVYAHEGIMQVVFLRGVRPGVTYRDRGGKYQMQRGVTFPRV
- the hemB gene encoding porphobilinogen synthase, which codes for MSDPFARLRRLRASEALRTLVRETTLDAADLVYPIFVTEGQGIRREVPSMPGVFQLTVDRLPYEAEELLQLGIRAVILFGVLPPERKDERGSGAYDPDGIVQRALRELKRTHPELVLIADTCLCEYTSHGHCGLVEDGKVLNDASLPLHAAAALSQVQAGADVVAPSSMMDGVVAAIRSTLNEHGFTDVPILAYSVKYASAFYGPFRDAAQSAPAFGDRRTYQMDPANAREALREAEADVAQGADLLMVKPALAYLDVIRLLRERFPHPLVAYNVSGEYSMVKAAARLGWLDERRTVREILLGIRRAGADLIITYHAKDVARWLKDGSFWEG
- a CDS encoding uroporphyrinogen-III synthase, encoding MDPSAFPLRGLRVLVTRPQEDAQETAELVASQGGVPVVCPLLAVVPLPLAPSDASRLRSLASYDLLLLTSRNAVRILREALPPEVALGPSPRVACVGPRTAEAFLQAFGRPPDLVAEEETGEGLARAVLAGVSEGARRALFPRARKAREVLPERLRAAGWTVDEVVLYDTLPDAKGQACARKALAEGAVDVVLLFSPSAVTALVHALEGEEDLLRRVALACIGPVTARRLEEFGLTPAVQPEHYTAEALVAALGRAVAEGKLPVRERR
- the hemC gene encoding hydroxymethylbilane synthase; this translates as MQETLVLATRRSALALAQSRAVRAALLARFPDLRIELKEVVTEGDRLLDRPLAEVGGKGLFVKAIEAELLAGRADFAVHSFKDLPAELPPGLAVVAVPPREAVEDVLVSRRGESLATLPRGARVGTSSLRRAVLLRRLRPDLEVVPLRGNVDTRLRKLEAGEVDAVILARAGLVRLGLADRAGEVLDPRVFLPAIAQGALALEAREGDRRVGGILRALDDPPSAARVLAERAFLRAVGGNCHVPIGAYTWWEGEILAIKGFVAAPDGTSYVEAEARGKDPEEAARALAETLLARGAARALAGWANPAPGGQDSASSAFRPDTGGA